Proteins encoded in a region of the Pieris rapae chromosome 10, ilPieRapa1.1, whole genome shotgun sequence genome:
- the LOC123689508 gene encoding uncharacterized protein LOC123689508 — translation MVKGIGGTTKSIQSSVSVKLFSRFDLSVCFNMDSLVVDKVTERLPTVSVDISSLINFNNLSLADDAYAVPGDIDLLIGASIFPHLLLSRKVQGQSDCLSPLALETVLGYVIVGSAPALVDCHASVSYCCATDPLDAAVRKFWQIEEVNAPKLLSPDDKACEDIYNSTTTRDADGRYVVALPFKGDVFSLGDSFKKSKNRFLCLERKMQASPALKEAYDNVISEYLNKGFISPAPIDTEETRNLPSYTIPHHGIIREDKLTSKLRIVLDGSSKSSSQISLNDILYNGQNLQGNLFHIIVNFRLYRIALSADIRQMFLCIGVRPCDRRFQRILYRFSPQEPLKVYEFNRVCFGLKSSPFHALRTIKQLILDEGASYPRAQQTVNTVGCHHTVGVFEA, via the exons ATGGTTAAAGGAATTGGAGGCACTACTAAGTCAATTCAAAGTTCGGTTTCGGTGAAATTATTTTCCCGTTTTGATCTCAGTGTGTGTTTTAACATGGATTCGCTCGTAGTCGACAAGGTTACGGAGCGCTTGCCCACTGTGTCTGTGGACATTTCGTCGTTGatcaactttaataatttatctttagcTGACGATGCCTACGCTGTCCCTGGAGATATTGATTTGTTGATTGGAGCATCAATCTTTCCTCACCTTCTTTTATCTCGTAAAGTTCAAGGTCAGTCTGATTGTCTCTCACCGCTCGCTCTAGAGACCGTATTAGGATATGTTATTGTCGGCTCTGCTCCTGCTCTAGTTGATTGCCACGCGTCTGTCTCATATTGTTGTGCTACAGACCCGCTTGACGCTGCCGTACGTAAATTCTGGCAGATAGAAGAAGTAAACGCCCCGAAACTATTGAGTCCAGATGATAAGGCATGTGAAGATATCTATAACAGCACGACTACCCGCGATGCGGATGGACGATACGTGGTCGCGCTCCCATTTAAAGGGGATGTATTTTCATTAGGTGATTCGTTTAAGAAATCTAAAAATCGCTTTCTTTGTCTAGAACGCAAAATGCAGGCATCACCTGCATTAAAGGAGGCGTATGATAACGTGATtagtgaatatttaaataagggtTTTATTTCTCCCGCCCCTATAGACACTGAAGAAACTAGGAATTTACCCTCATATACAATACCTCACCATGGTATAATAAGAGAAGATAAACTTACTTCTAAATTACGCATCGTCCTGGACGGTAGTTCAAAGTCCAGTTCCCAAATCTCGCTTaatgacattttatataatggtCAAAATCTGCAAGGAaacttatttcatattattgttaattttcgCTTATATCGTATCGCTCTCTCCGCTGACATTCGCCAAATGTTTCTTTGCATTGGAGTTCGGCCATGTGACCGAAGGTTCCAACGCATTCTGTATCGCTTTTCACCGCAAGAACCCTTGAAGGTTTATGAATTTAACCGCGTTTGTTTTGGACTGAAGTCTAGTCCGTTTCACGCTCTTCGTACCATAAAGCAACTAATTTTGGATGAAGGCGCTTCTTATCCGCGAGCACAGCAAACAGTCAACACAG TTGGCTGCCATCACACTGTTGGAGTTTTCGAAGCTTAG